The Alphaproteobacteria bacterium sequence GAGGAGCCGGCGCTGAACCTGGTCTACGGCGTCAACCACGACCGCTACGACCCGGCCCGGCACGATCTGGTGACGGCGGCCAGTTGCACCACGAACTGCCTCGCCCCGGTGGTCAAGGTGCTGCACGAGGCGATCGGCATCCGCCACGGCTCGATCACCACGGTGCACGACGTCACCAACACCCAGACCCTGGTCGACCGACCGCACAAGGACCTGCGCCGCGCCCGCTCGGCGCTGACCTCGCTGGTGCCGACCACCACCGGGTCTGCCACCGCCATCACCCTGATCTATCCCGAACTGAAGGGCCGCCTGAACGGCCACGCCATCCGCGTGCCGCTGCTGAATGCCTCGCTCACCGACTGCGTGTTCGAGATGGAACGCGCCACGTCCGCCGAGGAAATCAACGCCCTGTTTGCCGCCGCCGCGGCGGGACCGCTCGCCGGCATTCTGGGCTACGAGACCCGGCCGCTGGTGAGCCAGGACTATGTCAACGACCCGCGCTCGGCCGTGATCGACGCGCCCAGCACCATGGTGGTGAACGGCACCCAGGCCAAACTCTATGCCTGGTACGACAACGAGTGGGGCTATGTCTGCCGCCTCGCCGACGTGACCCGCCTGGTGGCCGACGGGATGTGAATGCAACCGCCCCGCCCCACCATCCCCCGCGCCATCCCGAGTAGCCGCGAAGCGGCGTATCGAGGGGCGCCGCGCACCCGGAGCACCCCCGAAGCGAGGCCCCCTCGATACGGGCCTTCGGCCCTACTCGGGATGAAGCGCAAGCCTGAGGGATCAGCAGGACCCTAATCGCATGACCGACACCTCCCGCACCGCTCCCAACCGCAAAGACACGGACCGCCGCAACGCGCTTGCCGCCTACATGGCGGTGACCGCGGCCTATTGGGCGTTCATGCTGACCGACGGCGCGCTGCGCATGCTGGTGCTGCTGCACTTCCACACGCTCGGCTTTTCGCCGGTTCAGCTCGCCTATCTGTTTCTGCTCTACGAGGTCATGGGCGTCGTCACCAACCTGTCCGCCGGCTGGATCGCCGCGCGCTTCGGCCTGACGACGACGCTCTATGCGGGCCTCGGCTGCCAGATCGCGGCCCTGGTCGCGCTTGCGCAACTGGACCCGACCTGGCCGCTGGCCACCTCCGTGGTCTTCGTCATGGCGGTGCAGGGCGTCTCCGGCGTCGCCAAGGACCTGGCCAAGATGAGCGCCAAGAGCGCCGTGAAGGTGCTAG is a genomic window containing:
- a CDS encoding ArsJ-associated glyceraldehyde-3-phosphate dehydrogenase → MPRIAINGLGRMGKLLLRRLADQGLANRIVLVNDKAGDPATHAHLLEFDSVHGRWPAPGGAPIGHDETHLHLAGHRIRCTAATTIAALPLADLGVDLVIDCTGSFKTVARVRPYYEAGVRKVVVSAPIKEEPALNLVYGVNHDRYDPARHDLVTAASCTTNCLAPVVKVLHEAIGIRHGSITTVHDVTNTQTLVDRPHKDLRRARSALTSLVPTTTGSATAITLIYPELKGRLNGHAIRVPLLNASLTDCVFEMERATSAEEINALFAAAAAGPLAGILGYETRPLVSQDYVNDPRSAVIDAPSTMVVNGTQAKLYAWYDNEWGYVCRLADVTRLVADGM